The following proteins are co-located in the Gloeocapsa sp. PCC 7428 genome:
- a CDS encoding DUF305 domain-containing protein, whose amino-acid sequence MLKKSVIYGLVGVLAGSAIPAFIISGRANSQAVRSSPCHMTMHSAMAGRQQQHFIEMMIPHHQEAVDMAELALAKAQRPEIRNLAETIKTEQTREIEQMRSWYKQWYGTEVPANSMSDMGMHRSRGQGMQGMMMRTDMESLRTASDFDREFIRQMIPHHRSGVMMARMVANRAERPEIRNLAQSIIQSQSTEIAQMQQWYQAWYQ is encoded by the coding sequence ATGCTCAAAAAATCAGTAATTTATGGGCTTGTGGGCGTACTTGCGGGTAGTGCAATTCCAGCTTTCATCATTAGTGGTAGAGCAAATAGCCAAGCAGTGCGATCTTCTCCTTGCCATATGACCATGCATAGCGCCATGGCTGGGAGACAACAACAGCACTTCATCGAAATGATGATTCCGCATCATCAAGAAGCAGTCGATATGGCAGAGTTAGCCTTGGCAAAAGCTCAACGTCCTGAAATTAGAAATTTGGCTGAAACGATTAAAACCGAGCAAACACGGGAAATTGAGCAAATGCGATCGTGGTACAAACAGTGGTATGGCACTGAGGTACCTGCAAACTCGATGAGTGATATGGGAATGCATCGCAGTCGAGGACAAGGAATGCAGGGAATGATGATGCGAACGGATATGGAATCTTTGAGAACCGCATCTGACTTCGATCGAGAATTCATTCGTCAGATGATTCCACATCATCGCTCAGGAGTCATGATGGCACGAATGGTTGCTAACCGAGCAGAACGTCCAGAAATTCGTAACTTGGCACAATCAATTATTCAGTCGCAATCGACCGAAATTGCTCAAATGCAGCAATGGTATCAAGCCTGGTATCAGTAG
- a CDS encoding chlorophyll a/b-binding protein — MSARQYVVDERGLANTFAIEPKMYVQESQTGFTPHAELLNGRLAMIGFVSLLVLEVVTGQGLIGFFTNLS; from the coding sequence ATGAGCGCACGCCAATATGTAGTCGATGAGCGGGGTTTAGCAAATACATTTGCCATTGAACCAAAAATGTACGTCCAAGAAAGTCAAACTGGGTTCACACCTCACGCTGAACTGCTGAATGGTCGCTTAGCGATGATTGGTTTTGTCTCTTTACTCGTGCTAGAAGTTGTGACGGGACAGGGTTTAATTGGATTTTTTACCAATTTGTCTTAA
- a CDS encoding pentapeptide repeat-containing protein translates to MNADELNRRYAAGERDFSFVNLRGVNLSEVNLQGAILWGADLARTNLTAANLRQAHLSSANLTSAILWRANLTQATLHKANLSRSILIKANLSEVDLSEAVLVKADLRLAQLVRTKLTKAKLKGADLRYAEIRLVDISGADLSQTILNEANLSGDLLAN, encoded by the coding sequence ATGAATGCTGATGAACTAAATCGGCGGTATGCAGCAGGTGAGAGAGATTTTAGTTTTGTCAATTTGCGGGGCGTTAATTTAAGTGAAGTTAATCTGCAAGGTGCCATTCTTTGGGGTGCAGACTTAGCACGCACTAACCTGACTGCTGCAAACTTAAGACAAGCGCATCTGAGTTCTGCAAACTTGACAAGTGCAATTTTGTGGAGGGCTAATTTAACTCAAGCAACTTTACACAAAGCAAACTTGAGTCGGTCAATTTTAATTAAAGCAAACCTCAGTGAAGTAGATTTGAGCGAAGCAGTGCTAGTTAAAGCAGATTTGCGGCTAGCACAATTAGTACGTACAAAGTTAACCAAAGCAAAGTTAAAGGGTGCGGATCTGCGATACGCAGAAATAAGATTAGTCGATATTAGTGGCGCAGATTTGAGCCAAACCATTTTAAATGAGGCAAACTTAAGTGGAGACTTACTTGCAAATTAG
- a CDS encoding heavy metal translocating P-type ATPase: METLTLKLRGMSCASCANSIEEAIRSVPGVTECNVNFGAEQAAVQYNPDKTSIEKIQAAIDEAGYSSYSLQEQEMITGEDDAEKAARLAESKKLKRKLWVGGVISIILVIGGLPMMTGLHIPLIPAWLHNPWFQLVLTTPIQFWSGESFYQGAWKAFKRHTATMDTLVALGTSAAYFYSLFPTFFPDFFRAQGLEPAVYYEISAVVITLILLGRLLENRAKGQTSEAIRKLIGLQARDARVIRNGQEMDIPIQEVQIDDVIVVRPGEKIPVDGEVIEGASTVDEAMVTGESVPVKKQPGDEVIGATINKTGSFKFRATRVGKDTFLAQIVKLVQQAQGSKAPIQQLADRVTGWFVPAVIAIAIATFIIWFNFLGNLTLATITTIGVLIIACPCALGLATPTSIMVGTGKGAENGILVKGAESLELAHKIQTIVLDKTGTITEGKPTVTDFVTVNGTANRNELKLIELAASVERNSEHPLAEAVVRYAQTQEVALRDVQNFEAIAGSGVQGIVGDRLVQIGTQRWMEELGIDTRALVERKTTLEHTGKTAVWLAVDGKMQGLMGIADALKPSSAHAVSALKRLGLEVVMLTGDNRATADAIAQQVGIDRVFAEVRPDQKAAIVKSLQTERGRHSKSKTVAMVGDGINDAPALAQADVGIAIGTGTDVAIAASDITLISGELQGIITAIQLSRATIRNIRQNLFFAFIYNVAGIPIAAGILFPIFGWLLNPIIAGAAMAFSSVSVVTNALRLRNFQPEV, translated from the coding sequence ATGGAGACACTTACACTAAAACTTCGAGGCATGAGTTGTGCCTCTTGTGCAAATAGTATTGAAGAAGCGATTCGCTCAGTTCCTGGGGTGACTGAATGCAACGTCAACTTTGGTGCAGAACAAGCCGCAGTTCAATATAACCCTGACAAAACCAGTATTGAAAAAATTCAAGCCGCGATTGACGAAGCAGGATACTCGTCTTACTCACTTCAAGAACAAGAAATGATAACTGGAGAAGACGACGCGGAGAAAGCCGCACGTCTCGCCGAATCAAAAAAGCTGAAGCGTAAACTTTGGGTAGGAGGCGTCATTAGCATTATCCTCGTCATTGGCGGATTACCAATGATGACAGGGCTACATATACCTTTGATTCCTGCGTGGCTACACAATCCTTGGTTTCAACTCGTGCTGACGACTCCGATTCAATTTTGGAGTGGTGAATCGTTTTATCAAGGTGCTTGGAAAGCATTTAAACGCCATACAGCTACGATGGATACGCTAGTTGCACTGGGGACAAGTGCGGCGTATTTCTACTCGCTGTTTCCAACATTTTTTCCAGACTTTTTTCGCGCGCAGGGGCTTGAACCAGCCGTTTACTACGAAATTTCTGCGGTTGTGATTACGCTGATTTTACTAGGGCGGTTGTTAGAAAATCGCGCCAAAGGACAAACTTCAGAAGCAATTCGCAAACTGATTGGCTTGCAAGCACGCGATGCGCGAGTGATTCGTAACGGACAAGAAATGGATATTCCAATTCAGGAAGTCCAAATTGATGATGTCATCGTAGTCCGTCCAGGGGAAAAAATTCCGGTAGATGGCGAAGTGATTGAAGGCGCTTCAACGGTAGATGAAGCGATGGTGACAGGTGAAAGTGTTCCTGTGAAGAAGCAGCCAGGCGATGAAGTGATTGGCGCGACGATTAACAAAACTGGGAGTTTTAAGTTTCGCGCTACACGCGTTGGTAAAGATACGTTTCTCGCGCAAATTGTGAAACTCGTTCAACAAGCGCAAGGTTCTAAAGCACCGATTCAGCAACTCGCCGATCGCGTTACCGGATGGTTTGTACCCGCAGTAATTGCGATCGCAATCGCAACATTTATCATTTGGTTTAACTTCTTAGGTAACTTGACACTCGCAACGATTACCACCATTGGTGTATTGATTATTGCCTGTCCTTGTGCTCTGGGACTTGCTACACCTACATCAATTATGGTGGGAACAGGTAAAGGTGCAGAAAATGGCATTCTAGTCAAGGGTGCAGAAAGTTTAGAACTCGCGCACAAAATTCAAACGATTGTTTTAGATAAAACAGGAACGATTACCGAAGGTAAACCGACAGTGACAGATTTTGTGACTGTCAACGGTACAGCCAATCGTAACGAATTAAAACTGATCGAGCTTGCTGCGTCAGTTGAACGGAACTCGGAACATCCGCTAGCAGAAGCAGTTGTAAGGTACGCCCAAACGCAAGAAGTTGCGCTTAGAGATGTGCAAAACTTTGAGGCGATCGCGGGTAGTGGCGTGCAAGGAATCGTGGGCGATCGCTTGGTACAAATCGGTACGCAGCGCTGGATGGAAGAATTAGGCATTGATACCCGCGCCCTTGTAGAACGCAAAACAACGTTAGAACATACAGGGAAAACGGCGGTTTGGCTCGCAGTTGATGGCAAAATGCAAGGACTCATGGGCATTGCAGATGCGCTTAAACCTTCTTCCGCACACGCTGTGAGCGCATTAAAACGCTTAGGTTTAGAAGTCGTTATGCTCACGGGCGATAACCGAGCCACCGCAGATGCGATCGCGCAACAAGTCGGAATTGATCGTGTCTTTGCTGAAGTGCGCCCTGATCAAAAAGCGGCAATTGTCAAGTCACTGCAAACAGAACGCGGTAGACATTCAAAATCTAAGACGGTTGCCATGGTAGGAGATGGTATCAACGATGCACCTGCATTAGCGCAAGCTGATGTCGGAATTGCAATTGGTACAGGAACTGATGTGGCGATCGCAGCGAGCGATATTACTTTAATCTCTGGCGAACTCCAAGGAATCATAACCGCAATTCAACTTAGTCGAGCCACGATCCGCAACATTCGTCAAAATCTCTTCTTCGCCTTTATCTATAACGTTGCAGGTATTCCCATTGCGGCGGGAATTCTTTTTCCGATCTTTGGCTGGCTACTCAATCCAATTATCGCTGGAGCAGCAATGGCGTTTAGTTCTGTATCTGTTGTTACTAATGCTTTGCGTTTACGTAACTTTCAGCCTGAAGTTTAA
- a CDS encoding heavy-metal-associated domain-containing protein: protein MTLTLKVPKMACSACVNTITQAIRSVDTNATVQAEPKTKLVNIETQASATAIKEALASVGYPAA, encoded by the coding sequence ATGACACTTACACTTAAAGTTCCTAAAATGGCGTGTTCAGCTTGCGTAAACACAATTACTCAAGCAATTCGCTCAGTAGATACCAACGCAACAGTTCAAGCTGAACCAAAGACAAAACTCGTCAACATTGAGACTCAAGCATCAGCAACCGCAATTAAAGAAGCTTTAGCATCTGTCGGATATCCCGCTGCTTAA
- a CDS encoding DUF1830 domain-containing protein encodes MTQIASTTQCDRQILCCYVNRTSLLQITRISNIPNWYFERTVFPGQTLLFTAPPEAELEIHTSQLVNATLFDKILCSILQVHEGSGEII; translated from the coding sequence ATGACTCAAATTGCCTCAACGACTCAATGCGATCGCCAAATCTTGTGTTGCTACGTCAATCGTACTAGCCTGTTGCAGATTACCCGTATTTCTAACATCCCTAACTGGTACTTTGAACGAACGGTTTTTCCTGGACAAACGCTTTTATTTACAGCACCGCCAGAAGCCGAGTTAGAAATCCACACAAGTCAACTTGTTAACGCGACTTTATTCGATAAAATTCTTTGTTCAATCTTGCAGGTTCATGAAGGATCTGGAGAGATAATTTAA
- a CDS encoding DICT sensory domain-containing protein, which translates to MRISHSPLQELLQARPDLHTQRYFKSSLTALSHAIEDLVLNGKDKPLVIANFQRERFYRAETRRYQQIAQRTDQVYVLATPESNFAAAAEPYETIPFDRQDQLVNEWHLVVVGQDYTACLICQEHFTPDTPPVIDQARQFDGIWTFDRQISCQVAHLLLARILVYRPELAQKIQQVRIRFGLNAIPMMASVGRGNIDAVTFTERLVTHLQASQYRLLKAYRTIATQERQERLVNSITAAIRRSLNLHEILTTAVQELGQTFEHCRCLLYRCDRIYQDVTIEYEALAPGMTSLQGETWLLVENPLFQAAVATEKAIAVTDVTKLPSLQANPALTTLLSRSGIRSWLLVPVIYQETLLGMLEIHHTGAEPYIWQEHDIALVEAIANQVGVALIQAQAYIRLEELNNQLAALERTRSNLIAIVGHELRTPLSTIQICLETLATEPEMTLEMQQVMLQTALTDAERLRKLTQDFITLSRLESGQIHWQLEPISLQECLNLALNSLKAWWSPQQLAQIEVILPPKLPLVLADGEGLVQVFTKLIDNALKFAPGGKVTVSARTLKNKLASKRISMIEVCVADMGRGIEPNQLEVIFTRFSQEEEYLRRISSGTGLGLAICRQIVQGLGGQIWAESAGKNQGSQFYFTVPVS; encoded by the coding sequence ATGAGAATTTCGCATTCTCCACTCCAGGAGTTACTTCAAGCCCGACCTGATTTACACACCCAAAGATATTTTAAGTCTTCCTTGACGGCGCTATCGCACGCGATCGAAGATTTAGTACTCAACGGGAAAGATAAACCGCTAGTCATCGCCAACTTTCAACGCGAGCGCTTTTATCGTGCCGAAACAAGACGCTATCAGCAAATTGCGCAGCGCACAGATCAAGTTTATGTTTTGGCAACCCCAGAATCTAACTTTGCCGCTGCTGCCGAGCCTTATGAGACAATTCCTTTTGATCGCCAAGATCAGCTAGTTAATGAATGGCATTTAGTTGTTGTTGGTCAAGATTACACAGCTTGCCTAATTTGTCAAGAACATTTTACACCTGATACACCGCCAGTCATCGATCAGGCGCGACAGTTTGATGGAATTTGGACATTTGATCGCCAGATTAGTTGTCAAGTTGCGCATCTTTTACTCGCCAGAATTTTAGTCTATCGACCAGAATTAGCGCAGAAGATACAACAGGTGCGAATTAGGTTTGGTTTAAATGCGATTCCGATGATGGCGTCGGTGGGGCGGGGAAACATTGATGCTGTCACATTTACGGAACGCTTGGTGACGCATTTGCAAGCAAGTCAGTATCGTCTGTTGAAAGCTTATCGTACGATCGCAACGCAAGAACGCCAAGAACGTCTCGTAAATTCGATCACCGCCGCCATTCGCCGATCGCTGAATTTACACGAGATTCTCACAACGGCTGTACAAGAGTTAGGGCAAACTTTTGAGCATTGTCGCTGTTTACTTTACCGCTGCGATCGCATTTATCAAGATGTAACGATTGAGTACGAAGCGCTAGCGCCTGGAATGACATCATTACAAGGGGAAACTTGGCTTTTAGTCGAGAATCCTTTATTTCAAGCGGCGGTAGCCACCGAAAAAGCGATCGCGGTTACAGATGTCACCAAACTTCCGAGTTTACAAGCAAATCCGGCGTTAACAACTCTCTTATCGCGTTCGGGAATTCGTTCTTGGTTACTCGTTCCTGTGATTTACCAAGAAACGTTGTTGGGAATGTTAGAAATTCATCACACCGGCGCAGAACCTTATATTTGGCAAGAACATGATATTGCTTTAGTTGAAGCGATCGCCAATCAAGTCGGTGTTGCTTTAATTCAAGCACAAGCGTATATTCGCCTTGAAGAACTCAATAATCAATTAGCCGCATTAGAACGCACTCGCAGTAATTTAATTGCGATCGTCGGTCATGAATTGCGTACTCCTTTATCGACAATCCAAATTTGTTTGGAAACTCTAGCAACCGAGCCAGAGATGACGTTAGAAATGCAGCAAGTCATGCTGCAAACCGCTTTGACCGATGCTGAACGTTTGCGGAAACTCACTCAAGACTTTATTACACTCTCGCGCTTAGAAAGTGGTCAAATTCACTGGCAATTAGAACCAATTTCACTCCAGGAATGTCTTAACTTAGCACTGAATAGCCTCAAGGCTTGGTGGTCGCCACAACAGTTAGCGCAAATAGAAGTAATACTACCGCCAAAATTACCGCTTGTTTTAGCAGATGGCGAAGGACTTGTTCAAGTTTTTACTAAATTGATTGATAATGCTTTAAAGTTTGCACCTGGTGGAAAAGTGACAGTTAGCGCGCGCACGCTAAAAAATAAGCTAGCATCTAAACGCATTTCGATGATTGAGGTGTGCGTTGCGGATATGGGTAGAGGTATTGAACCAAACCAGTTAGAAGTTATATTTACTCGGTTTTCGCAAGAAGAAGAATATCTTCGACGCATCTCTAGTGGAACAGGGCTAGGACTCGCAATTTGTCGCCAGATCGTTCAAGGTTTGGGAGGACAAATTTGGGCTGAATCCGCAGGTAAAAATCAGGGAAGCCAGTTTTATTTTACAGTTCCGGTAAGTTAG
- a CDS encoding class I SAM-dependent methyltransferase: MQRTPSWYQRFFAWTMAHGNADYEAAVRDRKQKLFAGVHGKVLEIGPGTGPNLVYYPRDTHWMGIEPNPYMHSYLKQAAERVGLDIEIRNGTAERLEVEDNSVDAVVSTLVLCSVDNLEATLKEILRVLKPGGRFYFLEHVAAPQDTRLRKIQNWIAPLWQVLGDGCHPNRETWSVLEKVGFEKLDYDHFQADAVPALVKPQIIGVATKKS, from the coding sequence ATGCAACGTACTCCAAGTTGGTATCAGCGCTTTTTCGCATGGACGATGGCGCATGGAAATGCAGATTATGAAGCAGCGGTACGCGATCGCAAACAAAAGTTATTTGCTGGAGTACACGGCAAAGTTTTAGAAATTGGACCAGGAACCGGACCTAATTTGGTTTACTATCCTCGCGATACGCACTGGATGGGAATTGAACCAAATCCTTATATGCATTCTTATTTGAAACAAGCAGCCGAACGTGTTGGGTTAGATATTGAAATTCGCAATGGTACTGCTGAACGACTCGAAGTCGAAGATAATAGTGTCGATGCCGTTGTGAGCACGCTGGTTCTTTGCTCAGTGGATAATTTAGAAGCAACACTCAAAGAGATTTTGCGCGTACTCAAACCTGGTGGGCGTTTCTACTTTCTCGAACACGTTGCGGCTCCTCAAGACACGCGATTGCGTAAAATTCAAAATTGGATCGCTCCACTTTGGCAAGTTTTGGGCGACGGGTGTCATCCCAACCGAGAAACTTGGAGTGTATTAGAAAAGGTAGGTTTTGAAAAGTTAGATTACGACCATTTTCAAGCAGATGCAGTCCCAGCGCTTGTGAAACCGCAAATTATTGGTGTAGCAACAAAGAAGTCTTAA
- a CDS encoding heavy metal-responsive transcriptional regulator, with product MLIQDKPLLIGQVTALSGIPIRTIRYYESLGLLQSAGRTEGGFRQFSHDVLTRLSFIKRAQSLGLSLEEIGEILNVHDRGELPCGEVKEKLEEKLAQIDHQVKQLLTLRAELNGLLSGWEDFPAQHEDTICPNIQKEKHW from the coding sequence ATGTTAATTCAAGACAAGCCTTTGCTAATTGGACAGGTAACAGCGCTGAGTGGTATTCCGATTAGAACAATACGCTACTACGAAAGCTTAGGTTTACTGCAATCAGCAGGGCGAACCGAAGGCGGTTTTCGGCAATTTTCGCATGACGTACTAACGCGCCTGTCTTTTATTAAACGCGCCCAAAGTCTTGGTCTTAGCCTCGAAGAGATTGGCGAGATTCTCAACGTTCACGATCGCGGTGAACTCCCCTGTGGTGAAGTGAAGGAAAAATTAGAGGAAAAACTAGCACAAATAGACCACCAAGTCAAGCAATTATTAACTTTACGCGCTGAGCTAAATGGCTTGCTTTCAGGTTGGGAAGATTTTCCGGCACAACACGAAGACACAATTTGTCCTAATATTCAAAAAGAGAAACATTGGTAA
- a CDS encoding cupredoxin domain-containing protein: MFSRSQIWGSFVGLGLLLGTASAQMPHEMPSEIAPTNQFRRIEQPLGLRVGVTLGGIALIGLELWWFLLSKTKAQQAEAHQGIQELTITVDGGYQPDRIVVKANQPVRLNFLRRDPSSCLEKVLFPDFHIAQDLEVDRVTSVEFTPANPGQYQFTCGMNMFRGVVEVK, encoded by the coding sequence ATGTTTAGTCGAAGTCAAATTTGGGGAAGTTTTGTTGGATTGGGGTTACTGTTGGGAACTGCGTCAGCACAAATGCCTCATGAAATGCCAAGTGAAATTGCCCCAACAAATCAATTTCGTCGTATTGAACAACCTTTAGGGTTAAGAGTTGGTGTAACGCTGGGTGGTATTGCCTTGATTGGGTTAGAGTTGTGGTGGTTTTTGCTAAGTAAAACGAAAGCGCAGCAAGCAGAAGCGCATCAAGGAATTCAAGAGTTAACAATTACAGTTGATGGCGGTTATCAACCCGATCGCATTGTCGTCAAGGCAAATCAACCTGTACGACTTAACTTTTTGCGTCGCGATCCGAGTAGCTGTCTAGAAAAGGTGTTATTCCCTGACTTTCATATTGCCCAAGATTTAGAGGTAGATCGCGTCACTTCTGTTGAATTTACACCTGCAAACCCAGGGCAATATCAATTTACCTGTGGGATGAATATGTTTCGCGGTGTGGTTGAAGTGAAATAA